The proteins below are encoded in one region of uncultured Eubacteriales bacterium:
- a CDS encoding hypothetical protein (Evidence 5 : No homology to any previously reported sequences) — translation MRLLSEKGIDLSDYYKSLYDCMVTDDVKGLLLLTRRIWNLPVSIIDMHYNLVDMQPRTPIGDPTYDVIADLGEITPEMVKSFLDGKYMATVMGMEKPCVVDWGITTSNNRLTYRLSEQNRLYGAISFVLLEGYAWTEEDTEVLRPIAAACAHALASRNAATSVKSSVERWLLTTLLEQGYLDESSMERIYKRFCYCEQSQFQLVRLSDGLGASPYHQDYLERRLRFGFPDQFCCYINGGLYLLLQHVRSAGLAEQRERLGEFMRSESQAVFGVSRPFDNLNKIAIYRRQADFTFESALKKQLTGMQYYEDYTLEHIFSVLSEHLPAESCGSEVARRLAEYDSLNGTAYLSTLKAYLYSFLDNKRTVEYFGIHRNTLFYRLRQIELLTGLDFQRSDELLKVLLSLRIQDFRAQAAVGTPHGGQEPQ, via the coding sequence GTGCGCCTTCTTTCAGAAAAAGGGATCGACCTGTCTGATTATTATAAGAGCCTCTACGACTGCATGGTGACCGACGACGTCAAGGGCCTGCTGCTCCTGACGCGGCGGATCTGGAACCTACCGGTCTCCATCATCGACATGCACTACAACTTGGTGGATATGCAGCCCAGGACCCCTATCGGGGACCCCACCTACGACGTCATCGCAGACTTGGGCGAGATCACGCCTGAGATGGTCAAGTCCTTTCTGGATGGCAAATATATGGCGACCGTCATGGGTATGGAGAAACCCTGCGTCGTGGACTGGGGGATCACCACCTCCAACAACCGCCTCACCTACCGGCTCTCCGAGCAGAACAGGCTATACGGGGCTATCTCCTTCGTCCTGCTTGAGGGCTATGCCTGGACCGAGGAGGATACGGAGGTGCTCAGGCCCATCGCCGCGGCCTGCGCTCACGCCCTGGCGAGCCGGAACGCCGCAACTTCCGTCAAGTCATCGGTGGAGCGCTGGCTTCTCACCACTCTTTTGGAGCAGGGCTACCTGGACGAGAGCTCCATGGAGCGGATATATAAAAGATTCTGCTACTGCGAGCAGTCGCAGTTTCAGCTGGTCCGGCTCTCGGACGGGCTTGGGGCATCCCCCTACCATCAGGACTACCTGGAGCGCCGCCTGAGGTTTGGCTTTCCCGACCAATTCTGCTGCTACATCAACGGGGGGCTGTACCTGCTGCTGCAGCATGTGCGTTCAGCCGGCCTTGCCGAGCAGCGGGAGCGGCTGGGGGAATTCATGCGCTCTGAGAGCCAGGCCGTCTTTGGTGTCAGCCGGCCCTTTGATAATCTAAACAAGATAGCCATATATCGGCGGCAGGCGGATTTCACCTTCGAAAGCGCGCTGAAAAAGCAGCTGACCGGGATGCAGTACTACGAGGACTATACGCTGGAGCATATTTTCTCCGTCCTGTCCGAGCACCTCCCGGCGGAGAGCTGCGGCTCGGAGGTTGCCCGGAGGCTGGCGGAGTACGACAGCCTCAACGGAACAGCGTATTTAAGTACACTCAAGGCTTACCTCTACAGCTTTCTGGACAACAAACGGACTGTAGAGTATTTCGGGATACACCGCAACACCCTCTTCTACCGCCTGCGACAGATCGAGCTCCTCACGGGGCTCGACTTCCAGCGGAGCGACGAGCTGCTCAAGGTGCTCCTTTCCCTGCGGATACAGGACTTCCGGGCCCAGGCGGCGGTAGGCACGCCCCATGGCGGACAGGAGCCGCAGTAA
- a CDS encoding putative Transporter, major facilitator family protein (Evidence 3 : Function proposed based on presence of conserved amino acid motif, structural feature or limited homology), with translation MKKSSTHAWITAISVAAILFGVSGVVANSISLFMAQFSTVYSETATMAQLALYFTCMTGTMALCQPIARKLFAMFDTRAVISVAVLLATGGFYAISFYTSYAGWLVSGVVIGFGFSFITYLMGPILINNWFKKKAGTILGVVLAFSNLGGAVFGTVVGRMISSMGWQSAMRVCALIALAIGLVFAIFGLRYKPRPEKGESAYGEEDGTAVAAQGEAKELKGFTFGEALRTPWFWMVAIAVVVCFFGCNFQTQAAKFATSAYAFDIAKAGVLSTVLMVGAILGKIFLGVINDKFGCAVCYTVGCGAMIAGILVLVAGAGSGDFMGFLGAGLFGFGFATMSIAPPFIIKKMLGEKHFAQIYGYVASIGTLTSMFSSNIYAGIFTSSGSYTGGMIAASIALAVGIVVVIAGTLATRRLWD, from the coding sequence ATGAAAAAGTCATCCACCCACGCATGGATTACCGCCATTTCGGTGGCCGCGATCCTTTTTGGCGTCTCCGGCGTCGTCGCCAACAGCATCAGTCTCTTCATGGCCCAGTTCAGCACCGTCTATTCCGAGACCGCGACCATGGCGCAGCTCGCCCTCTACTTCACCTGCATGACCGGCACCATGGCCCTCTGCCAACCCATTGCCCGCAAGCTCTTCGCCATGTTTGACACCCGGGCCGTCATCAGCGTGGCGGTGCTGCTGGCAACCGGCGGTTTCTACGCGATCTCGTTCTACACCAGCTACGCCGGGTGGCTCGTCTCCGGCGTGGTCATCGGCTTTGGATTTTCCTTCATTACCTACCTGATGGGGCCCATCCTCATCAACAACTGGTTCAAGAAGAAGGCCGGCACCATCCTGGGCGTCGTGCTGGCGTTCTCCAACCTGGGCGGGGCCGTGTTTGGCACCGTGGTGGGCAGGATGATCTCCTCCATGGGCTGGCAGAGCGCCATGCGCGTCTGCGCCCTCATCGCTTTGGCCATCGGCCTGGTGTTCGCCATCTTCGGCCTGCGGTACAAGCCTCGTCCCGAAAAGGGCGAAAGCGCCTATGGCGAGGAGGACGGTACCGCCGTCGCCGCCCAGGGCGAGGCGAAGGAGCTAAAGGGCTTCACCTTTGGCGAGGCCCTGCGCACCCCCTGGTTCTGGATGGTCGCCATCGCCGTCGTAGTGTGCTTCTTCGGCTGCAACTTCCAGACTCAGGCCGCCAAGTTTGCCACCTCCGCCTATGCGTTCGACATTGCCAAGGCCGGCGTTCTCTCCACCGTGCTAATGGTCGGCGCCATTCTGGGCAAGATCTTCCTGGGCGTCATCAACGACAAGTTCGGCTGTGCCGTATGTTACACGGTGGGCTGCGGCGCCATGATCGCGGGCATCCTCGTCCTGGTGGCAGGTGCCGGCAGCGGCGACTTCATGGGCTTCCTGGGCGCGGGCCTCTTTGGGTTCGGCTTCGCCACCATGTCCATCGCCCCTCCCTTCATCATTAAGAAGATGCTGGGTGAGAAACACTTCGCGCAGATCTACGGCTACGTCGCCTCCATCGGCACGTTGACCTCCATGTTCTCCTCCAACATTTACGCCGGGATTTTCACCTCCTCCGGCTCCTACACCGGCGGTATGATCGCGGCCTCCATCGCCCTGGCCGTGGGTATTGTGGTCGTCATCGCGGGCACCCTCGCCACCAGAAGGCTCTGGGACTGA
- the secA gene encoding Protein translocase subunit SecA — MANILKKIFGTSSARELKQIEPLVKKIEVLEEEYKSLTDQQLQAKTPEFKERLSQGETLDDLLPEAFATCREACWRVLGMRPYRVQLIGGIILHQGRIAEMKTGEGKTLVATLPAYLNALAGEGVHIVTVNDYLAKRDSEWMGKVYRFLGLTVGLVIHAVEPGNRRASYLADITYGTNNEFGFDYLRDNMAIYKQEMVQRGQSFAIVDEVDSILIDEARTPLIISGQGDQSTQLYQIVDSFVSRLKGQRVASVDAKEEESEDIDADYVVDEKARTVTLTARGVAKAEKQFNLENLADMENTTLSHHINQAIRAWGLMKRDIDYVVKDGEVIIVDEFTGRLMYGRRYSEGLHQAIEAKEKVEVARESKTLATITFQNYFRLYGKLSGMTGTAMTEEDEFNEIYKLDIVEIPTNRPLARKDNADVVYKNERGKLKAVVEQIKECHAKGQPVLVGTVSIEKSELLSDLLRRAGVPHNVLNAKNHEKEAEIVAQAGKLGAVTVATNMAGRGTDIMLGGNAEYLAKNQLRKAGLTDELIAESTGFAETDNQEILDARKAFTDAEAKFKEEIKAEAEQVRDAGGLFILGTERHESRRIDNQLRGRAGRQGDPGESRFFLSLEDDVMRLFGSERVMGMMERLGVDEDTPIEQKMLSNAIENAQKQVESRNFQTRKTVLEYDDVMNTQREVIYKQRRQVLDGNDLQASVQNMIGTVISASLRGHMGEQKHMNAEQYREATAPFRGVFLGNNDMKLTDEELVKYSVDELEAQISGKATELYARKEKELGEPLMRELERVVMLRVVDEYWMDNIDAMTELRQGIGLRAYGQNDPVVEYKREGYEMFENMISAIQEETVRRLFLARVQVGGEVKRERVAKVTGTSGADDGSVKKQPKKAAVKIGRNDPCPCGSGLKWKKCTCAEYHTGDE, encoded by the coding sequence ATGGCTAATATTCTCAAGAAGATCTTCGGCACCAGCTCGGCGCGGGAGCTCAAGCAGATCGAGCCCCTGGTGAAGAAGATCGAGGTGCTGGAGGAGGAGTACAAGTCCCTCACCGACCAGCAGCTCCAGGCCAAGACCCCCGAATTCAAGGAGCGGCTGAGCCAGGGAGAGACGTTGGACGACCTCCTGCCCGAGGCCTTTGCCACCTGCCGGGAGGCCTGCTGGCGGGTGCTGGGTATGCGCCCCTACCGGGTGCAGCTCATCGGCGGCATCATCCTCCACCAGGGGCGCATCGCCGAGATGAAGACCGGCGAGGGCAAGACTCTGGTGGCAACCCTGCCCGCCTACTTAAACGCCCTGGCGGGGGAAGGGGTCCACATCGTCACGGTAAACGACTACCTCGCCAAGCGCGACAGCGAGTGGATGGGCAAGGTATACCGTTTCCTGGGTCTCACCGTGGGCCTCGTGATCCACGCGGTGGAGCCGGGCAACCGCAGGGCCTCCTATCTGGCCGATATTACCTATGGCACGAATAACGAGTTCGGGTTCGACTACCTCCGTGACAACATGGCCATCTACAAGCAGGAGATGGTCCAGCGGGGCCAGTCCTTCGCCATCGTGGACGAGGTGGACTCCATCCTTATCGACGAGGCCCGCACCCCCCTCATTATCTCTGGGCAGGGGGATCAGTCCACCCAGCTCTACCAAATCGTGGACTCCTTTGTCTCCCGCCTCAAGGGCCAGCGTGTTGCCAGTGTGGACGCCAAGGAGGAGGAATCTGAGGACATCGATGCCGACTACGTCGTGGACGAGAAGGCCCGCACCGTCACCCTCACAGCCCGGGGCGTCGCCAAGGCGGAGAAACAGTTTAACCTCGAAAACCTGGCCGATATGGAGAACACCACCCTCTCCCACCACATCAACCAGGCCATCCGCGCCTGGGGCCTGATGAAACGGGACATCGACTACGTGGTGAAGGACGGCGAGGTCATCATCGTGGACGAGTTCACCGGCCGCCTGATGTACGGCCGCCGGTACTCCGAGGGTCTGCACCAGGCCATCGAAGCCAAGGAGAAGGTGGAGGTGGCCCGCGAGTCCAAGACTCTCGCAACTATCACGTTCCAGAACTATTTCCGGCTCTACGGCAAGCTCTCCGGTATGACGGGCACCGCCATGACCGAGGAGGACGAGTTCAACGAGATCTACAAGCTGGACATCGTGGAGATCCCCACCAACCGGCCCCTGGCCCGTAAGGACAACGCCGACGTGGTCTATAAGAACGAGCGGGGCAAACTCAAGGCCGTGGTGGAGCAGATTAAGGAATGCCATGCGAAGGGCCAGCCCGTTCTGGTGGGTACCGTGTCCATCGAGAAGAGCGAGCTGCTCTCCGACCTCCTGCGCCGGGCGGGGGTGCCTCATAATGTCTTAAATGCCAAGAACCACGAGAAAGAGGCCGAGATCGTGGCCCAGGCGGGCAAGCTGGGGGCCGTCACCGTGGCCACCAATATGGCGGGCCGCGGCACCGACATCATGCTGGGCGGAAACGCCGAGTATTTGGCGAAGAACCAGCTCCGCAAGGCGGGCCTTACCGACGAGCTGATCGCAGAGTCCACCGGCTTTGCCGAGACCGATAACCAGGAGATCCTGGATGCCCGCAAGGCTTTTACCGACGCGGAGGCCAAATTCAAGGAAGAGATCAAGGCCGAGGCGGAGCAGGTCCGGGATGCCGGCGGCCTCTTCATCCTGGGCACCGAGCGGCATGAATCCCGCCGCATTGACAACCAGCTGCGCGGCCGCGCCGGCCGCCAGGGGGACCCCGGCGAGAGCCGGTTCTTCCTCTCCCTGGAGGACGACGTGATGCGCCTCTTCGGGTCCGAGCGGGTCATGGGCATGATGGAGCGCCTGGGCGTGGACGAGGACACCCCTATCGAGCAGAAGATGCTCAGTAACGCCATCGAGAATGCGCAGAAGCAGGTGGAGTCTCGCAACTTCCAGACCCGTAAGACGGTTCTGGAGTACGACGATGTTATGAACACCCAGCGCGAGGTCATCTATAAGCAGCGCCGCCAGGTGCTGGACGGGAACGACCTCCAGGCCTCGGTGCAGAACATGATCGGCACCGTCATCTCCGCCTCTCTCCGGGGCCACATGGGGGAGCAGAAGCACATGAACGCCGAGCAGTACCGGGAGGCCACCGCGCCCTTCCGGGGTGTATTCCTGGGAAACAACGACATGAAACTCACCGACGAGGAGCTCGTGAAGTACAGCGTGGACGAGCTGGAGGCGCAGATCAGCGGCAAGGCCACCGAGCTATATGCCCGCAAGGAAAAAGAGCTGGGCGAGCCCCTCATGCGCGAGCTGGAGCGGGTGGTTATGCTTCGGGTAGTGGACGAGTACTGGATGGACAACATCGACGCCATGACCGAGCTGCGCCAGGGCATCGGCCTGCGGGCATACGGGCAGAACGACCCCGTCGTGGAGTACAAGCGCGAGGGGTACGAGATGTTTGAGAACATGATTTCCGCCATTCAGGAGGAGACGGTGCGCCGCCTGTTCCTGGCCCGGGTCCAGGTGGGCGGCGAGGTCAAACGCGAGCGGGTGGCCAAGGTCACCGGCACCTCCGGCGCCGACGACGGCAGCGTGAAAAAGCAGCCCAAGAAGGCCGCCGTCAAAATCGGCCGCAATGACCCCTGCCCCTGCGGCAGCGGGCTAAAGTGGAAGAAGTGCACCTGCGCCGAGTACCACACCGGGGACGAGTAA
- a CDS encoding membrane hypothetical protein (Evidence 5 : No homology to any previously reported sequences), protein MVKKSDFRVAFPVASVWFGALVGPSMISGAFSATYFAPYGATGLLLAILSMGLASFIIAMGAEVVRREKTYSYSDLAHCIYGPWRKVLAPVLEVFMVFAMVVGGSAVASMGGTFFAGLTGMPELVGAVLMSLISIVLVLWGAGLVRASSGVMSVVMIVGMVLLSALAMAHRSDDLAAALTSFRLPKGVSLMAGISGAIALAFSNSCNALTLCAVEQNVSARSHSVAIGLCSLVLNSGAFILTTLLLLPYGSEVMADPMPTLTIVNTFLVEKAPWLPSVYMLTMFLALLSSGAPQLHAVAARVVKLYPDKGLFRSTTMRNLTTGVLYFALCIAISILGLRTIISKGYGILGSLALPLIVIPICVVMPLRYRRALQDKDISYQSASCEE, encoded by the coding sequence ATGGTGAAAAAGAGTGATTTCCGGGTCGCCTTCCCCGTTGCCTCGGTCTGGTTCGGCGCGCTGGTGGGCCCGTCCATGATCTCCGGCGCGTTCTCCGCGACCTACTTCGCCCCCTATGGGGCCACCGGCCTGCTGCTGGCCATCCTGTCCATGGGACTGGCCTCCTTCATCATCGCCATGGGGGCCGAGGTTGTCCGGCGGGAGAAGACCTACTCCTACTCAGACCTTGCTCACTGTATCTACGGACCCTGGCGCAAGGTGCTCGCCCCCGTGCTGGAGGTCTTCATGGTTTTCGCCATGGTGGTCGGCGGCAGCGCGGTGGCCTCCATGGGCGGCACCTTCTTTGCCGGCCTGACCGGCATGCCCGAGCTGGTGGGCGCGGTGCTAATGTCTCTCATCAGCATTGTGCTGGTGCTGTGGGGGGCGGGGCTGGTGCGCGCGTCGTCGGGGGTAATGTCGGTGGTGATGATCGTCGGCATGGTGCTGCTGTCCGCCCTCGCCATGGCCCACCGGAGCGACGACCTGGCCGCCGCTCTGACGAGTTTCCGCCTGCCCAAGGGGGTGTCTCTGATGGCCGGGATCAGCGGGGCTATCGCTCTGGCCTTCTCCAACTCCTGCAACGCGCTGACTCTGTGTGCTGTGGAGCAGAATGTGTCGGCACGGTCCCACTCGGTGGCCATCGGGCTGTGCAGCCTGGTGCTCAATAGCGGCGCCTTTATCCTCACCACGTTGCTGCTGCTGCCCTACGGCTCCGAGGTGATGGCCGACCCGATGCCCACTCTGACCATTGTCAACACCTTTCTGGTGGAGAAGGCCCCTTGGCTCCCCTCCGTGTACATGCTCACCATGTTCCTGGCTCTACTCTCCAGCGGCGCACCCCAGCTCCATGCGGTGGCCGCTCGGGTGGTCAAGCTCTACCCCGACAAGGGCCTTTTCCGGAGCACGACGATGCGCAACCTGACCACCGGCGTCCTCTACTTCGCACTGTGCATCGCCATCTCCATCTTAGGGCTGCGGACCATCATCAGCAAGGGGTACGGCATACTGGGGTCCCTGGCCCTGCCGCTCATCGTCATCCCTATCTGCGTAGTCATGCCCCTGCGCTACCGGCGCGCCCTGCAGGACAAAGACATATCCTATCAAAGTGCAAGCTGTGAGGAGTAA
- the gno gene encoding Gluconate 5-dehydrogenase, translating into MISFDLTGKVAIVTGASQGLGKDMARGLAEAGADVVIMARRLDKLQEVAAEIAASTGRKIVPVYVDVTKMDVMKEAVDTVIKEFGKIDILVNNAALIDYTPAADLTPDAYDRVLDANVKGPFFLAQEIFLRYMKEHGGNIINICSVSGYRASAVAPTYSISKAAATMMTQCLAMAWAQYGIYVNGIAPGQIMLGMGENSTPEHVAKMSAKVPQRRLGTVDDLNGALVFLASDACRYTQGQIILCDGGLLLPLG; encoded by the coding sequence ATGATTTCTTTTGATTTGACCGGCAAGGTCGCCATCGTCACCGGTGCGTCCCAGGGGCTGGGCAAGGACATGGCTCGGGGTCTCGCCGAGGCGGGGGCCGACGTGGTCATCATGGCCCGCCGCTTAGACAAGCTTCAGGAGGTGGCTGCCGAGATCGCCGCCTCCACCGGCCGGAAGATCGTCCCCGTATACGTGGACGTGACCAAGATGGACGTGATGAAAGAGGCGGTGGACACCGTCATCAAGGAGTTTGGCAAGATTGACATCCTGGTGAACAACGCCGCCCTCATCGACTACACCCCCGCCGCCGACCTGACCCCTGATGCCTACGACCGGGTGCTGGACGCAAACGTCAAGGGTCCCTTCTTCCTGGCCCAGGAGATTTTCCTGCGCTATATGAAGGAACACGGCGGCAACATCATCAACATCTGCTCCGTCAGTGGCTACCGCGCCTCAGCCGTGGCCCCCACCTACTCTATATCTAAGGCCGCAGCCACCATGATGACCCAGTGCCTCGCCATGGCCTGGGCTCAGTACGGCATCTACGTCAATGGCATTGCCCCTGGCCAGATCATGCTGGGCATGGGCGAGAACTCCACCCCCGAGCATGTGGCAAAGATGAGCGCCAAGGTTCCCCAACGCCGCCTCGGCACGGTGGATGACCTCAACGGCGCGCTGGTTTTCCTCGCCTCCGACGCCTGCCGCTACACCCAGGGCCAGATCATCCTGTGCGACGGCGGCCTGCTCCTCCCCCTCGGCTAA
- a CDS encoding 2,4-dienoyl-CoA reductase (NADPH), producing MNKLFERATYGNVKLKNHIAIAPMGMKTDIDGFVSERNIEFYRRVAEGGAGLIMVGCAMCTQEFEGRPTWAMDNFFQVAGFGQLVDSCHAYGAKVITQLTVGLGRVAYADRLETAPYGPSENPLRANPSVSTRPFTVEQIQRVVKAYGNAAFMLKKAGVDGIEMHAYGGYLFDQFLTSAWNRRTDEYGGNLRGRMRFLLECLHEVRKTCGPDFSVTAKVTVDHRIPKPGYRTIEEGIELCKILEEEGIDGLHLDTGCYERYYCQIPSVYEPKGMELDVIRAVRAAVHVPLMGQGKLNDPAVAEAVLTEGALDVIALGHQMLADPDWPTKVKEGRVKEINHCIGCNECMYLAIAGKHRPCAVNPLSGHELEYPIVPAVKTRRLLVVGGGPAGLTAAMLAHSRGIDVTLWERHDYLGGNLAAAGAPSFKTDVRVFLDNLIYRFGKSGVKAVLNKTATKEDILAEGVDDVILATGSDSIMIRLPRAEGSKVGVLTGNEAMLRKEPVTGDVVVIGGGLVGCETALHLDGMRSVGKVTIIEALDCVLKTVKHFGSNDHSLRDLMAASGVETVCSGKVTGISENGVTYEKDGQVYEVPCSTVVMAVGYRSNSALEDEIWSGINNVRLVGDAVAPRKVIDAVHEAFHAARVLK from the coding sequence ATGAACAAACTATTTGAACGAGCCACCTACGGAAACGTCAAGCTCAAAAACCATATCGCAATCGCCCCCATGGGGATGAAAACCGATATCGACGGCTTTGTGAGCGAGCGCAACATCGAGTTTTACCGCCGCGTTGCCGAGGGCGGCGCGGGCCTCATCATGGTGGGCTGCGCCATGTGTACCCAGGAGTTTGAGGGCCGCCCCACCTGGGCAATGGACAATTTTTTCCAGGTAGCCGGCTTCGGCCAGCTGGTGGATTCCTGCCACGCCTACGGTGCCAAGGTCATTACCCAGCTCACCGTGGGCCTGGGCCGCGTGGCCTACGCCGACCGGCTGGAAACCGCGCCTTACGGTCCCAGCGAGAACCCCCTGCGCGCAAACCCCAGCGTCTCCACCCGTCCCTTCACGGTGGAACAGATCCAGCGCGTGGTCAAGGCTTACGGCAACGCGGCTTTCATGCTCAAGAAGGCCGGGGTGGACGGCATTGAGATGCACGCCTACGGCGGTTACCTATTCGACCAGTTCCTTACCTCCGCCTGGAACCGCCGGACCGACGAGTACGGCGGCAACCTGCGGGGACGCATGCGGTTCCTCCTCGAGTGCCTGCATGAGGTCCGCAAAACCTGCGGCCCCGACTTCTCGGTCACAGCCAAGGTCACGGTGGATCACCGCATCCCCAAGCCGGGCTACCGCACCATTGAGGAGGGCATTGAGCTGTGCAAAATCCTCGAGGAAGAGGGCATCGACGGCCTGCACCTGGACACCGGCTGCTATGAGCGCTACTACTGCCAGATCCCCTCGGTCTACGAGCCCAAGGGCATGGAGCTGGATGTGATCCGTGCTGTCCGCGCCGCCGTCCATGTCCCCCTGATGGGGCAGGGCAAGCTGAACGACCCCGCCGTGGCGGAGGCCGTGCTGACGGAGGGCGCGCTTGACGTGATCGCCCTGGGCCACCAGATGCTGGCCGATCCTGACTGGCCTACCAAGGTCAAGGAGGGCCGCGTCAAGGAAATCAACCACTGTATCGGCTGCAACGAGTGCATGTATCTCGCCATCGCGGGCAAGCACCGCCCCTGCGCCGTCAACCCCCTAAGCGGCCACGAGCTGGAGTATCCCATCGTCCCCGCCGTCAAGACCAGAAGGCTGCTCGTTGTGGGCGGCGGCCCTGCCGGATTGACTGCCGCCATGCTGGCCCACTCCCGCGGGATCGACGTGACCCTGTGGGAGCGCCACGACTACCTGGGCGGCAACCTGGCCGCCGCGGGCGCCCCTTCCTTTAAGACAGACGTGCGCGTCTTCCTCGACAACCTCATCTACCGGTTTGGCAAATCCGGCGTGAAGGCCGTCCTCAACAAAACCGCCACCAAGGAGGACATTCTGGCCGAGGGTGTGGACGATGTGATCCTCGCCACCGGCTCCGACTCCATCATGATCCGCCTGCCCCGGGCCGAGGGCTCCAAGGTCGGGGTGCTCACGGGCAATGAGGCTATGCTCCGCAAGGAGCCCGTCACCGGCGACGTGGTGGTCATCGGCGGTGGCCTGGTGGGCTGTGAGACCGCCCTGCACCTGGACGGGATGCGCTCTGTAGGAAAGGTCACCATCATCGAGGCTCTGGACTGCGTACTTAAAACCGTCAAGCACTTTGGTTCCAACGACCACTCCCTGCGGGACCTGATGGCCGCCAGCGGCGTGGAGACGGTATGCAGCGGCAAGGTCACCGGCATCTCTGAGAACGGCGTCACTTATGAGAAGGATGGCCAAGTCTACGAGGTCCCCTGCTCCACCGTGGTCATGGCCGTGGGCTACCGCTCAAACAGTGCGCTGGAAGACGAGATCTGGAGCGGCATAAACAATGTCCGCCTCGTCGGCGACGCAGTAGCCCCCCGCAAGGTGATCGATGCGGTCCATGAGGCGTTCCACGCCGCACGGGTGCTGAAGTAA
- a CDS encoding conserved exported hypothetical protein (Evidence 4 : Homologs of previously reported genes of unknown function) produces MKRMLPPLLLGLALSLTACASNSPAPTATATPVPTVSATPSPTPTETAAPSPTPAAAPVWGIQSDSYVQTAADHPDVTLVEGRFDLPYIENASGVVAYTAVNNWYAQLLKDLKSDLQAAVAQAQDDYETALALGDPFSGSTHEADYALMYQTEDTVSILRTHYGHSSGPYPTLIYLADRFDLTTGSYLRFADFFTDADEAERLALAEVIRQGTEHPEYNQDSVASAFSRENFYPAAEGFVFFYQPQTLTPQAATKPEFLVPYSLLEGLLSR; encoded by the coding sequence ATGAAACGAATGTTACCGCCCCTCCTGCTGGGGCTGGCGCTATCCCTCACGGCATGCGCGTCCAATTCTCCCGCACCTACCGCCACCGCCACTCCTGTACCCACGGTCTCGGCCACCCCCTCCCCTACGCCCACGGAGACCGCCGCGCCTTCCCCCACCCCCGCCGCGGCCCCCGTCTGGGGTATTCAGTCCGACTCCTACGTCCAGACCGCCGCGGACCACCCGGACGTCACTTTGGTGGAGGGCCGGTTCGACCTGCCCTATATTGAGAACGCCAGTGGCGTAGTCGCCTATACCGCCGTCAACAACTGGTATGCCCAGCTTTTGAAGGACCTGAAGAGCGACCTCCAGGCCGCCGTGGCCCAGGCGCAGGACGACTACGAGACCGCTCTCGCCTTGGGCGACCCCTTCTCCGGCTCTACCCACGAGGCCGACTACGCGCTTATGTACCAGACGGAGGACACCGTCTCCATCCTCCGCACCCACTACGGCCACTCCAGCGGCCCCTACCCCACCCTGATCTACCTGGCAGACCGGTTCGACCTGACCACCGGATCCTACCTCCGTTTTGCCGACTTCTTTACTGACGCGGACGAGGCTGAGCGCCTGGCGCTGGCGGAGGTCATCCGCCAGGGGACTGAGCACCCCGAGTACAACCAGGACTCCGTCGCCTCCGCCTTCAGCCGGGAAAATTTCTACCCTGCCGCCGAGGGTTTCGTCTTTTTCTATCAGCCCCAGACCCTAACGCCCCAGGCCGCCACAAAGCCGGAATTTTTAGTGCCGTACAGCCTGCTGGAAGGACTTTTAAGCCGATGA